A stretch of Desulfobacterales bacterium DNA encodes these proteins:
- a CDS encoding DUF362 domain-containing protein, whose amino-acid sequence MVEVFLTKCDEYSKNEIKEKIIKGLSDIGFDINGVKNLKVAVKPNMLLPSSPEKAIVTHPIFFQAVCEIIKEHGGHIILTESPAIHSLEKTIEKLGYSKIIDDLGIEVADVKQTKVLMYEKGKIFKRFEISKAFFDADLIFNLPKFKTHGFAYITGALKNFFGSIPGLNKSKMHMKLPSKEEFSEFLLDLYGAFIEGFEPQKKIIHIMDAILAMEGEGPGPSGTPKKMGCILIGSDAVAVDFIAAKIAGLDYEQAYTITYGFKRQFCISSPSEIKLLGDKIEEIGIKNFKPSKNSLLSNVVRWPFTSRTFKNLFVERPYPLEDKCILCYNCKSICPGKAISKAEGKSKVPKFDYNKCIRCLCCMEVCPEAAIITKKGKLQWILQR is encoded by the coding sequence ATGGTTGAAGTATTTTTAACAAAGTGTGACGAGTATTCAAAAAACGAAATTAAAGAAAAAATAATTAAAGGTCTTTCAGATATTGGCTTTGATATTAATGGAGTGAAAAACTTAAAAGTTGCAGTAAAACCTAATATGCTCCTTCCAAGTTCTCCTGAAAAGGCTATTGTAACTCATCCTATTTTTTTTCAAGCAGTATGCGAAATTATTAAAGAACATGGTGGACATATTATTCTTACAGAATCTCCAGCTATTCATTCCCTGGAAAAAACTATTGAAAAATTAGGATATTCAAAAATTATCGATGATTTAGGTATTGAAGTTGCAGATGTAAAACAAACTAAAGTTTTGATGTATGAAAAAGGTAAAATATTTAAAAGATTTGAAATTTCAAAGGCTTTTTTTGATGCTGATTTAATATTTAACCTTCCCAAGTTTAAAACGCACGGCTTTGCTTATATTACCGGTGCTTTAAAAAATTTTTTCGGTTCTATACCAGGTCTTAATAAATCAAAAATGCATATGAAACTTCCTTCAAAAGAAGAATTTTCCGAATTTTTGCTAGATTTATATGGAGCATTTATTGAAGGCTTTGAGCCTCAAAAAAAAATAATTCATATAATGGATGCAATTTTAGCTATGGAAGGAGAAGGACCTGGACCTTCGGGAACACCAAAAAAGATGGGATGCATATTAATCGGTAGCGATGCAGTTGCCGTAGATTTTATAGCAGCTAAGATAGCTGGACTTGACTATGAGCAGGCTTATACAATAACTTACGGCTTTAAAAGACAATTTTGTATTTCTTCACCTTCTGAAATTAAACTACTGGGAGATAAAATTGAAGAAATCGGTATAAAAAACTTCAAACCTTCGAAAAATTCATTATTATCCAATGTTGTAAGATGGCCTTTTACATCACGAACGTTTAAAAATCTTTTTGTAGAAAGGCCTTACCCATTAGAAGATAAGTGCATTCTTTGTTATAACTGTAAATCTATATGCCCTGGCAAAGCTATCAGTAAAGCCGAAGGCAAAAGCAAAGTTCCTAAATTTGACTATAATAAATGTATAAGATGTCTTTGTTGCATGGAAGTCTGTCCTGAAGCAGCAATCATAACTAAAAAAGGAAAACTCCAATGGATACTCCAAAGATAA
- a CDS encoding helix-turn-helix domain-containing protein, with protein sequence MTEKIAVTSGVDQLDIILGNLFIGDNVVWYDDSGSLASAFCHNFIKASQEQQKPIIYVSFDRSPKNLIDKLNSFVNNPMLVIIDCFTNGKGGMVPVFSKFYDENKDNYQCQIIKVENPKNPENVTDVFYEVHEQFEGDVRFVFESITGMQKIWGGEEQILNFYSHSCARLYELNTIAYWVMEKKAHSQKLKAQINQIAQVAIELSIKKGTTSLMILKAEQRNLDVQHKPYNYSCKDINIVFESEKIKNRIDIGKRLKDLRSKNGISQTEIARLIGVTPSNISQIEKNLIYPSLPALLKIAEVLSVEINSFFQEMDNNKRRIIFSQNDVSEIKLPSTYNEVIKITLLTPIDFETQAEPYLIEMEQGASISSHFFMHKGDEFGYVLSGKVKFQINNYFYTATKNNTIYLASEIPTSWENIGDEKLRLLWTKIK encoded by the coding sequence ATGACGGAAAAAATAGCAGTTACATCGGGAGTAGATCAATTAGACATAATATTAGGGAATCTATTTATTGGCGATAATGTAGTTTGGTATGATGATTCAGGTAGTTTAGCTTCAGCGTTTTGTCATAATTTCATTAAAGCCTCCCAAGAGCAACAAAAGCCAATAATTTATGTTAGTTTTGATAGGTCACCTAAAAATCTTATAGATAAGCTAAATAGCTTTGTAAATAATCCAATGCTCGTAATTATTGACTGCTTTACAAATGGTAAAGGCGGTATGGTTCCAGTCTTTTCGAAATTTTATGATGAGAACAAAGATAATTATCAATGCCAAATTATAAAAGTTGAAAACCCTAAAAATCCAGAAAATGTAACGGATGTTTTTTATGAGGTACATGAACAATTTGAAGGAGATGTTAGGTTTGTTTTTGAAAGTATTACAGGTATGCAAAAAATATGGGGAGGTGAAGAGCAAATCCTAAATTTTTATTCCCATTCCTGTGCTCGCTTATATGAACTTAATACAATAGCTTATTGGGTTATGGAAAAAAAAGCTCACTCTCAAAAGCTAAAAGCACAAATAAATCAGATAGCTCAGGTTGCAATTGAATTATCAATAAAAAAAGGAACAACCTCTTTAATGATACTTAAAGCTGAGCAAAGGAACCTTGATGTTCAGCATAAGCCTTATAATTATTCATGCAAAGATATCAACATAGTTTTCGAATCCGAAAAAATTAAAAATCGAATTGATATAGGAAAAAGACTAAAAGACCTTAGGTCTAAAAATGGCATATCTCAAACAGAAATTGCTCGGCTTATAGGTGTAACTCCAAGCAATATATCTCAAATAGAAAAAAATTTGATATATCCTTCGCTTCCCGCTCTCCTTAAAATTGCGGAAGTCCTTTCTGTAGAAATAAATTCATTTTTTCAAGAAATGGATAACAATAAAAGACGCATCATATTTTCCCAAAATGATGTATCAGAAATAAAATTACCTTCTACTTATAATGAAGTTATCAAAATAACTCTTCTTACGCCAATAGATTTTGAAACGCAGGCAGAACCTTACCTTATAGAAATGGAGCAGGGGGCAAGTATTTCTTCACATTTTTTTATGCATAAAGGAGATGAGTTTGGCTATGTACTAAGCGGAAAGGTAAAATTTCAAATAAATAATTATTTTTATACTGCTACTAAAAATAATACAATATATCTTGCTTCAGAAATTCCAACTTCATGGGAAAATATTGGAGATGAAAAATTAAGATTATTATGGACAAAAATAAAATAA
- a CDS encoding isoprenylcysteine carboxylmethyltransferase family protein: protein MIVKQLLQKHRILISRIFVIAIITLILFSNNLWEKLPIAANIYFLIGIFLIGIATVGRLWCLLYISGYKTNTLITMGPYSMSRNPLYFFSLLGAIGVALTSEILSVAILTIIAFAIYYPNVIEAEENTLRKVHGENFETYCKNVPKFFPSFFLLKEPDEYVVKPIIFKQGIFDALWFIWIVGFLEIIKLLHHLNIMPMYFSIY from the coding sequence ATGATAGTGAAACAACTTTTACAAAAACATCGTATTTTAATTTCAAGGATTTTTGTTATAGCAATAATAACTTTAATACTATTCTCAAATAATCTTTGGGAAAAGTTACCTATTGCTGCGAATATCTATTTTTTAATCGGTATTTTTCTTATAGGAATAGCGACTGTTGGCCGTTTGTGGTGTTTATTGTATATTTCAGGATATAAAACTAATACTTTGATAACAATGGGGCCTTATTCCATGTCAAGAAACCCTTTATACTTTTTTAGCTTACTTGGAGCTATAGGTGTAGCATTAACGTCAGAGATATTATCAGTTGCAATCTTAACAATTATTGCATTTGCTATTTATTATCCAAATGTAATAGAAGCAGAAGAAAATACTTTACGAAAAGTTCATGGCGAAAATTTTGAAACATATTGTAAAAATGTACCTAAATTTTTCCCGTCATTTTTTTTATTGAAAGAACCAGATGAATATGTGGTTAAGCCTATAATTTTTAAACAAGGAATATTCGATGCACTATGGTTTATTTGGATAGTAGGTTTTCTTGAAATTATTAAGCTATTGCATCATCTTAATATAATGCCAATGTATTTTAGCATATATTGA
- a CDS encoding response regulator, whose protein sequence is MENNELLKEEVKNLKKYIKKFEESINNIEKLEIGINNLSDESNPNPVIHVSKGGEVLYSNESGTTILNAWDTNVGQLIGAKWYNFVRKAFIFGKCEAEVACKENLVYYLYFKAVGKNLLYIYGFNIAELRKAEEKIYNLNEQIRLLGNIDNVNKQLEIAKDAINSAKTASRIKSEFISNLSKDIKTPMNGIIGMIHLLTNTAMDREQIEYVETVQKYADYLLLIINDIFDLSRIETGEIDIEDIAFDLRLMMDDITEVLAKKGHKKNLQIVSLIEPDVPSLVSGDPGKLKQVIMNLGSNAIKFTEEGEVTIHIGLEEETDIDVKLRMSVIDTGIGMPSENLPYLFKSYYQLNPFSKKEESSSGLGLIISKHLVELMGGKLEVQTQEEKGSTFYFSIKLKKQKSDESILKEKEKEVDILKKVLIVGFDSNNRRVLTSYLKNWGCRYEESSNAETAIEKLEKAVDDKDPFKIALIDKEIPSIDGITLGKKIKATSKIKDTILVLLTSVGQKGDVTELQKIGFSAYFPKKIKQSILRDAIVKILAYEALDPITTRKGIITRHTMAEELKRQIRVLLVEDNVNEYSLILKLLENLGYGTDAVLNCEESVNFLEKTKYSLVLIDIRTPEMGGIDLIKFIRSNEKVHLNNNVYTIAIVDNITKESKEKYISEGINNFITAPVNPYNFREIIDKSLNDF, encoded by the coding sequence ATGGAAAATAATGAATTATTAAAAGAGGAAGTAAAAAATCTCAAAAAATATATAAAAAAATTTGAAGAAAGTATAAATAATATAGAAAAATTAGAAATAGGTATAAATAATTTATCAGACGAAAGCAATCCAAATCCTGTCATTCATGTATCGAAGGGAGGGGAAGTCTTATACTCAAATGAATCTGGAACTACTATATTAAATGCTTGGGACACTAATGTTGGCCAATTAATCGGAGCAAAATGGTACAATTTTGTTAGAAAAGCTTTTATATTCGGAAAGTGTGAAGCAGAGGTAGCATGCAAAGAAAATTTAGTTTATTACCTTTATTTTAAAGCTGTCGGTAAAAATCTTTTGTATATATACGGATTTAATATTGCAGAACTTAGAAAAGCTGAAGAAAAAATTTATAACCTTAATGAACAAATAAGATTATTAGGCAATATTGACAATGTAAATAAACAGCTTGAAATCGCTAAAGATGCTATAAATTCAGCTAAAACAGCGAGCAGAATTAAAAGTGAATTTATATCTAATTTAAGTAAAGATATAAAAACACCGATGAATGGAATTATTGGAATGATTCATCTTTTAACGAACACAGCTATGGATAGAGAACAAATTGAATATGTTGAAACCGTTCAAAAATATGCCGATTATCTTTTGTTAATAATAAATGATATATTTGATCTTTCAAGGATTGAAACAGGCGAAATCGATATTGAGGACATAGCATTTGATCTTAGGCTTATGATGGATGATATAACAGAAGTTCTCGCTAAAAAAGGACATAAAAAGAATTTACAAATTGTATCTCTTATAGAACCCGATGTTCCATCCCTTGTTTCTGGTGACCCTGGTAAATTAAAACAGGTCATAATGAATCTTGGCTCCAATGCAATAAAATTTACTGAAGAAGGAGAAGTTACTATCCATATAGGTCTTGAAGAAGAGACAGATATTGATGTCAAACTCAGGATGTCTGTTATCGATACAGGTATTGGAATGCCTTCAGAAAATCTGCCGTATCTTTTTAAGTCTTATTATCAGTTAAATCCTTTTTCTAAAAAAGAGGAAAGTAGTTCAGGCCTTGGACTCATAATTTCAAAGCACCTTGTTGAACTAATGGGAGGAAAATTAGAAGTTCAAACCCAAGAAGAAAAAGGCTCAACCTTTTATTTTAGTATTAAATTAAAAAAACAAAAATCGGATGAATCTATTTTAAAAGAAAAGGAAAAAGAGGTTGATATATTAAAAAAAGTTCTTATCGTCGGATTTGATTCGAATAATCGAAGAGTTTTAACTTCCTATTTGAAAAATTGGGGCTGCCGTTATGAAGAATCCTCAAATGCAGAAACTGCAATTGAAAAATTAGAAAAAGCTGTAGATGATAAAGATCCTTTCAAAATAGCCTTAATTGATAAAGAAATACCGAGTATTGATGGAATTACCTTGGGTAAAAAAATAAAAGCAACCTCTAAAATAAAAGATACAATTCTCGTCCTTTTAACATCCGTTGGCCAAAAAGGCGATGTTACAGAACTTCAAAAAATTGGATTTTCAGCATATTTTCCAAAAAAAATTAAACAATCAATTTTAAGAGACGCCATTGTAAAAATATTAGCTTATGAAGCTTTAGATCCAATAACTACACGCAAAGGTATTATAACAAGGCATACTATGGCGGAAGAATTAAAACGGCAAATTAGAGTATTACTTGTCGAAGATAATGTTAATGAATATAGCTTAATATTAAAATTGCTTGAAAATCTTGGTTATGGAACTGATGCGGTATTAAACTGCGAAGAATCAGTTAATTTTCTTGAAAAAACAAAATATAGCCTTGTCCTTATTGATATCAGAACACCGGAAATGGGTGGAATAGACCTCATCAAATTTATCCGATCAAATGAAAAAGTCCATTTAAATAATAATGTTTATACAATTGCGATTGTTGATAATATAACTAAAGAATCAAAAGAAAAATACATTAGTGAAGGGATAAATAATTTCATTACAGCTCCAGTTAATCCGTATAATTTCAGAGAAATAATTGATAAAAGTTTAAACGATTTTTAA
- a CDS encoding NAD-dependent epimerase produces the protein MTQEKFKFKKILVTGASGFIGFHLSKKLLDLGYEVYGIDNMSKYYDVELKQNRLNILLSNQNFHFFLTDLTDRDALKKIFDNYRDLDIVINLAAQPGVRYSLENPYAYVDSNLVGFINLLECCRFSNIKHFVFASSSSVYGANTKMPFSTSHNVDHPVSLYAATKKANELMAHVYSHLYGMACTGLRFFTVYGPWGRPDMAPFIFTKAITEGKPIKVFNHGKMKRDFTYIDDVVEGVIKTMLKTPEASQYWNSDNPDPSTSYVKYKIYNIGNNKPVELMHFIKIIEKKLSKSAILELVDIQPGDVVCTYADITDTEKNIGFKPYTSIEQGMEKFIDWYKDYFKI, from the coding sequence ATGACCCAAGAAAAGTTTAAATTCAAAAAAATACTCGTAACAGGGGCATCAGGATTTATAGGCTTTCATCTTTCAAAAAAATTACTTGATTTAGGATACGAAGTTTACGGCATAGATAATATGTCAAAATATTACGATGTGGAATTAAAACAAAATCGTCTTAACATACTTTTATCCAATCAAAATTTTCATTTTTTCCTCACAGACCTTACCGATAGAGACGCCTTAAAAAAAATTTTTGATAATTATCGCGATTTGGATATAGTGATTAATCTTGCCGCTCAGCCAGGAGTTAGATATTCCCTCGAAAATCCATATGCCTATGTTGATTCAAACTTAGTAGGTTTTATTAACCTGCTCGAATGCTGCCGATTTTCTAATATAAAACATTTTGTTTTTGCATCTTCAAGCTCTGTATACGGAGCTAACACAAAAATGCCGTTTTCAACATCCCATAATGTTGACCATCCTGTGTCACTATACGCTGCCACAAAAAAAGCAAATGAACTTATGGCTCATGTTTACAGTCACTTATACGGGATGGCTTGTACTGGATTACGTTTTTTTACAGTTTATGGGCCTTGGGGAAGACCAGATATGGCTCCTTTTATTTTTACAAAAGCTATTACCGAGGGAAAACCAATTAAAGTATTTAATCACGGTAAAATGAAGAGAGATTTCACTTACATTGACGATGTTGTTGAAGGAGTTATAAAAACCATGCTTAAAACACCAGAAGCAAGTCAATATTGGAATAGTGATAATCCTGATCCATCTACTTCCTACGTAAAATATAAAATATATAATATCGGTAATAATAAACCGGTTGAGTTAATGCACTTTATTAAAATAATTGAAAAAAAACTTTCTAAATCTGCAATTTTAGAGTTAGTTGATATTCAGCCAGGCGATGTTGTATGCACATATGCAGACATAACAGATACTGAAAAAAATATTGGATTTAAGCCTTATACGTCTATAGAACAAGGTATGGAAAAATTTATTGACTGGTACAAAGATTACTTTAAAATCTAA
- the pgsA gene encoding CDP-diacylglycerol--glycerol-3-phosphate 3-phosphatidyltransferase, with product MSSINKIKEILSHPNTLTLFRILAIPGIVFLLLFPTRLCTFLAAILFIIAAITDFLDGFLARKRGLVSNLGKMMDPLADKLLVSSAFIMLTYHQWVPGWIVCIIIGREIAITGLRAILVEKGEDISASWLGKWKTTFQIAALIGLIVHFEHFNISFNLIGTYLLWIALVLTIWSGIDYFVKFRKLF from the coding sequence ATGTCTTCAATTAATAAAATAAAAGAAATATTAAGTCATCCTAATACATTAACACTTTTTAGGATTCTTGCGATACCCGGAATAGTTTTTCTGCTTTTATTTCCGACAAGACTGTGTACTTTTTTAGCAGCTATACTTTTTATTATAGCGGCAATAACTGACTTTTTGGATGGTTTTTTAGCCAGAAAAAGGGGTCTTGTTTCGAATTTAGGGAAAATGATGGACCCTCTTGCTGATAAGCTATTAGTTTCTTCAGCATTTATAATGCTTACTTATCATCAATGGGTGCCGGGTTGGATTGTTTGCATCATTATTGGAAGAGAAATTGCTATTACAGGCTTAAGGGCAATTCTCGTGGAAAAAGGGGAAGATATTTCCGCATCATGGCTCGGAAAGTGGAAAACTACATTTCAAATAGCGGCATTAATAGGGCTTATAGTTCATTTTGAGCATTTTAATATTAGTTTTAATCTAATAGGTACTTATCTCCTATGGATAGCCCTTGTGCTTACTATCTGGTCAGGAATCGATTATTTCGTAAAATTTAGAAAGTTATTTTAA
- the fsa gene encoding fructose-6-phosphate aldolase, which yields MKFFIDTANIKEIKEANNMGMVDGVTTNPSLIAKEGRNFEDIIKDICAIVDGPISAEVISLDADGMVKEARELIKIHHNIVIKIPMTVDGLKATKTLTKENIKTNVTLVFSPLQALMAAKAGATYVSPFVGRLDDVSQEGLGLVEQIVTIYDNYDFSTEIIVASVRSPMHVLESALMGAHIATIPFNVIAKLAEHPLTDKGIKIFLDDWKKNQTK from the coding sequence ATGAAATTTTTTATAGATACCGCTAATATAAAAGAAATTAAAGAAGCTAATAATATGGGGATGGTTGATGGCGTTACAACTAATCCTTCTTTAATCGCAAAAGAAGGAAGAAATTTTGAAGATATTATTAAAGATATTTGCGCAATAGTTGACGGTCCTATAAGTGCAGAAGTTATAAGCCTTGATGCTGATGGCATGGTTAAAGAAGCAAGGGAACTTATAAAAATTCATCATAATATAGTAATAAAAATACCAATGACTGTTGATGGGCTAAAAGCAACAAAAACACTTACAAAAGAAAATATCAAAACTAATGTTACCCTTGTTTTTTCTCCGCTTCAAGCCTTGATGGCTGCAAAAGCAGGAGCTACATATGTGAGTCCTTTTGTGGGAAGACTCGATGATGTATCTCAAGAAGGACTTGGGTTAGTGGAACAGATTGTAACTATTTATGATAATTACGATTTTAGTACCGAAATAATAGTGGCGAGTGTTAGAAGCCCTATGCATGTCCTTGAATCAGCACTTATGGGAGCACATATAGCGACTATTCCGTTTAACGTCATTGCTAAATTGGCTGAACATCCTTTAACTGACAAGGGAATCAAAATTTTTTTAGATGATTGGAAGAAAAACCAAACAAAATAA
- a CDS encoding YHS domain-containing protein, translating to MLLKFIIFVAVAYFGLKALRSWMDPEDEKITSSSKKRPAIDDDMIKDPFCGVYFSKSNAVKTSIDGRNFSFCSEECKQKFIDSLNKKKK from the coding sequence ATGCTGCTTAAATTTATAATATTCGTAGCCGTAGCATATTTTGGACTTAAAGCATTAAGGTCATGGATGGATCCGGAAGATGAAAAAATAACTTCTTCATCAAAAAAAAGGCCAGCTATTGACGATGATATGATAAAGGATCCTTTTTGCGGCGTTTATTTTTCGAAAAGTAACGCTGTAAAAACATCAATAGATGGAAGAAATTTTAGTTTTTGTAGCGAAGAATGCAAACAAAAATTTATTGATTCATTAAACAAAAAAAAGAAATAA
- the folK gene encoding 2-amino-4-hydroxy-6-hydroxymethyldihydropteridine diphosphokinase encodes MHNVYICVGSNVGQRRINCQKGLEFIEKFYDCSIQAQSALYLTEPVDYKNQNWFINVLALIKTDLEPFELLKVFKTIEEKFGRNMDERRFGPRIIDIDILLYDNLILNTPELIIPHPRMHKRLFVLKPFCDINPNIIHPVLNRSIKELLKELDTNGEKVILADAA; translated from the coding sequence ATGCATAATGTATATATCTGTGTGGGCTCTAATGTTGGCCAGCGGAGAATAAATTGCCAAAAAGGATTGGAATTTATCGAAAAATTTTATGATTGTTCAATCCAAGCTCAGTCAGCATTATATTTAACAGAACCGGTTGACTATAAAAATCAGAATTGGTTTATAAACGTATTAGCATTAATTAAAACTGATTTGGAGCCTTTTGAGCTATTAAAAGTTTTTAAAACAATTGAAGAAAAATTTGGCAGAAATATGGATGAAAGAAGGTTTGGACCAAGAATTATTGATATAGATATATTATTATATGATAACTTAATATTAAATACACCAGAACTTATAATACCTCATCCAAGAATGCATAAAAGATTATTTGTTTTAAAGCCTTTTTGTGATATAAATCCTAATATTATTCATCCGGTTTTAAATCGATCTATAAAAGAGTTATTAAAAGAATTAGACACAAATGGAGAAAAGGTAATATTAGCAGATGCTGCTTAA
- a CDS encoding LL-diaminopimelate aminotransferase: MEKSERLKTLPPYLFKEIDRQKDEVRKKGVDIIDLGVGDPDIPTPKHIIEALNKASHEPKNHKYPSYSGMYEFNNAVARWYKRRFNVDLDASKEVITLIGSKEGIAHIPLAFINPGDIGLATSPGYPVYDIGVKFAGGIPYSLDLIKQNNFLPDIDAIPNDVLKKAKLMFINYPNNPTSAIADKEFFKKVVAFAEKNSIIVCHDAAYTEVCFDGYKPESFLEIPGAKEVGIEFHSLSKTYNMTGFRLGFAVGRAEVIQALGQVKSNIDSGAFQAVQVAGIEALDGDQKCVAENNKEYQERRDIMVAGLKKIGLSVEPPKATFYLWIEVPKGYTSASFTSHLLQKAGIVVTPGNGFGKAGEGYFRISLTTNKERLKESIERISSCGI; this comes from the coding sequence ATAGAAAAATCTGAAAGACTAAAAACCCTTCCACCTTATCTTTTTAAAGAAATTGATAGACAAAAAGATGAGGTGAGAAAAAAAGGGGTTGATATTATTGATCTTGGAGTCGGAGACCCAGATATTCCAACTCCAAAACATATTATTGAAGCTTTAAATAAAGCCTCACATGAGCCAAAAAACCATAAATATCCATCATATAGTGGGATGTATGAATTTAATAACGCTGTAGCAAGATGGTATAAACGAAGATTTAATGTTGATCTTGATGCTTCAAAAGAAGTTATTACATTGATAGGCTCAAAAGAAGGAATAGCTCACATTCCCCTTGCTTTTATTAATCCAGGAGATATTGGACTTGCTACAAGTCCAGGATATCCAGTTTATGATATTGGTGTTAAATTTGCTGGAGGAATCCCCTATTCATTAGATTTAATTAAACAAAATAATTTTTTACCCGATATTGATGCAATTCCGAATGATGTTTTAAAAAAAGCAAAACTTATGTTTATAAATTATCCAAATAATCCTACTTCTGCGATAGCTGATAAAGAATTTTTTAAAAAAGTTGTTGCTTTTGCTGAAAAGAATAGCATTATTGTTTGCCATGACGCTGCTTATACTGAGGTTTGTTTTGATGGGTACAAGCCTGAAAGTTTTTTGGAAATACCAGGTGCAAAAGAAGTTGGAATTGAATTTCATTCACTTTCAAAAACATATAATATGACGGGCTTTCGTTTAGGATTTGCCGTTGGTAGAGCTGAAGTAATTCAAGCATTAGGTCAAGTAAAAAGCAATATTGATTCAGGAGCTTTTCAGGCTGTTCAAGTAGCTGGAATTGAAGCCTTAGACGGAGACCAAAAATGTGTTGCTGAAAATAATAAGGAATATCAAGAAAGACGAGATATTATGGTTGCCGGTTTAAAAAAAATAGGTCTTTCTGTTGAACCACCAAAAGCGACGTTTTATTTATGGATAGAAGTGCCTAAAGGATATACATCTGCTTCATTTACATCCCATCTTTTACAAAAAGCAGGTATAGTTGTTACTCCAGGGAATGGTTTTGGAAAAGCTGGAGAAGGATATTTTAGAATTTCTTTGACAACTAATAAAGAAAGATTAAAAGAATCAATTGAACGAATAAGTTCATGTGGTATTTGA